From the genome of Ammoniphilus sp. CFH 90114, one region includes:
- a CDS encoding transcriptional regulator, giving the protein MYSIKVKYSPVYELINSFYAYIYYPNLKGITLDDQWLKKIRERLPQDYAETLLDERWEVLHRTVLLVSQCPNAETVEGFLGWLEQLPAGELYERLSPWVQTIPLNLAEVRDQAVWLLQRWHEYYFQFFDQSCLRDLQEEAHTLMSRLEVEKPVDLIDQVTGGIYIEPVQELQEVILVPQYHCAPSTILDFYRAIAVCLYPLRPNSQGKEARQNVLQIAQCLGDERRLTILQYLSREPRTLIQIHQHLKLAKSTVHHHMTSLRRAGLVRAHYINSTNVAYYSLRDSFIAQLDHSLKFLLFRMEDE; this is encoded by the coding sequence GTGTATTCTATAAAAGTGAAATATTCCCCTGTTTATGAGCTAATTAATAGCTTCTATGCTTATATTTACTACCCTAATCTAAAGGGGATTACGCTAGATGATCAATGGTTGAAGAAGATACGAGAACGACTTCCTCAAGATTATGCGGAAACACTATTAGATGAACGCTGGGAGGTTCTTCATCGTACGGTGCTGTTAGTTTCCCAGTGCCCCAACGCTGAGACGGTGGAAGGATTTTTAGGGTGGTTAGAACAGCTGCCTGCAGGAGAATTATATGAAAGACTATCTCCATGGGTTCAGACGATTCCTCTTAATCTAGCGGAAGTCAGGGACCAAGCTGTATGGCTTTTACAACGCTGGCACGAGTATTATTTTCAGTTTTTTGATCAGTCGTGTCTCAGAGACTTGCAAGAAGAGGCGCATACTTTAATGTCTCGTCTCGAAGTAGAGAAGCCGGTTGATTTGATCGACCAAGTGACAGGTGGCATTTATATTGAACCGGTACAAGAATTACAAGAAGTCATCTTAGTACCTCAATACCACTGCGCACCAAGCACGATTCTGGATTTTTACCGTGCAATAGCGGTCTGCCTATATCCTTTGCGACCTAACTCACAGGGGAAAGAGGCAAGACAAAATGTGCTTCAGATCGCCCAATGTCTAGGGGATGAGAGGCGCTTAACTATATTACAATACCTTAGTAGGGAACCAAGGACACTGATTCAGATTCATCAACATCTGAAGCTTGCTAAAAGTACAGTCCATCATCATATGACCTCTCTTCGCCGAGCGGGGCTTGTGAGGGCTCACTATATCAACAGTACGAATGTTGCCTATTATAGCCTTCGGGATTCTTTTATTGCGCAGCTAGATCATAGCTTGAAATTTCTTCTCTTTCGTATGGAGGATGAATGA
- a CDS encoding acryloyl-CoA reductase has product MSKFSALVVNKVDDQFTVDIKQMTFDDLPSGDVTIRVAYSSVNFKDGLAADPKGRIVRSYPFIPGIDLAGTVVASDDSRYREGDEVIVTSYELGVSHFGGFSQYARVPGDWVVPLPKGLTLKGAMVLGTAGFTAALSIQRLEENGLKPDKGPVLVTGATGGVGSIAVSMLSLNSYHVAASTGKESEHEYLHHLGAKEIINRGELTPEKISPLDQQRWAAAVDPVGGKTLAYVLSTTQYGGSVAVSGLTGGGEVPTTVYPFILRGINLLGIDSVYCPMATRLKIWERLANTFSTNRLLDDIATEVRLDELPEVLSRIVKGNVRGRSVVGLQ; this is encoded by the coding sequence ATGTCAAAGTTCTCTGCCCTAGTTGTAAATAAAGTTGACGATCAATTTACAGTTGATATCAAGCAAATGACATTCGACGATTTACCAAGTGGAGATGTCACGATTCGCGTAGCTTATTCAAGTGTTAATTTTAAGGATGGACTAGCTGCTGATCCGAAGGGACGTATTGTGAGGTCTTATCCGTTTATTCCTGGAATTGATTTAGCTGGAACCGTGGTTGCATCTGACGATTCCCGTTATCGTGAAGGGGATGAGGTGATTGTAACAAGTTATGAACTGGGTGTGAGTCATTTTGGAGGTTTTAGTCAATATGCTCGTGTACCAGGAGATTGGGTGGTCCCCCTCCCTAAGGGATTAACCCTGAAGGGTGCGATGGTTTTAGGGACGGCGGGATTTACAGCGGCGCTTTCTATTCAGCGTTTAGAGGAAAACGGTTTGAAACCCGATAAAGGGCCTGTACTGGTAACAGGAGCAACAGGTGGGGTAGGCAGTATTGCTGTTTCGATGTTGAGTTTGAATAGCTATCATGTCGCCGCAAGCACAGGCAAGGAATCAGAGCATGAGTACTTACATCACCTTGGAGCTAAGGAGATCATCAATAGAGGAGAGTTAACGCCAGAAAAGATAAGTCCACTTGATCAACAACGCTGGGCGGCTGCTGTTGATCCGGTTGGGGGGAAGACCTTGGCTTATGTATTAAGTACGACTCAGTACGGGGGATCCGTTGCTGTTAGTGGATTAACGGGGGGAGGCGAGGTTCCAACAACCGTTTATCCTTTCATTTTACGCGGCATTAATCTCCTCGGAATTGATTCCGTTTACTGCCCTATGGCTACACGCCTCAAAATCTGGGAGCGATTGGCGAATACCTTCTCAACGAACCGTCTATTAGACGACATCGCTACCGAAGTTCGATTAGATGAATTACCCGAAGTGTTATCAAGGATTGTGAAAGGGAATGTTCGTGGGCGCAGTGTTGTAGGTTTGCAATAG